A genome region from Nocardiopsis exhalans includes the following:
- a CDS encoding acyltransferase domain-containing protein, whose protein sequence is MDSARVVERFGLDAGVGEWLAACEGLPEPGVGLKVPTGSAAAEVLDMFVLAEDDRAELEALWPGADGPGGEWPQELWHLVGCMYRRLWADRDLPAGVWRPWPGLVEAQDARVRAASLWAFAAMVPEQLRRHAQRGIDRSVTVATLADVGVQVLRSRRLFGHLSVETSAWVAAQFRDRLFWVGGLQLEPALLGDQGPVGWYPPEEARALGAGFAVGDPVLRLHIPSGGLRPESVRDALERARPFAREQLGVDAVVATCTSWLLDPWWGQVLGEESNIVRFQRRFTLVGEGSPGEGDVFRFVFGMPRVEVERAPRRTRLERAAVERLESGRGLKVCTGWLRLP, encoded by the coding sequence ATGGACAGTGCGCGTGTGGTGGAGCGGTTCGGGCTGGATGCGGGTGTGGGGGAGTGGCTGGCGGCCTGTGAGGGGTTGCCTGAGCCGGGTGTGGGGTTGAAGGTGCCCACGGGTTCGGCGGCGGCCGAGGTGCTCGACATGTTCGTGCTGGCTGAGGATGACCGCGCGGAGTTGGAGGCGCTGTGGCCGGGCGCGGACGGTCCTGGGGGTGAGTGGCCGCAGGAGTTGTGGCACCTGGTGGGGTGTATGTACCGGCGGTTGTGGGCGGATAGGGATCTGCCCGCGGGGGTGTGGCGGCCCTGGCCGGGGTTGGTGGAGGCGCAGGATGCGCGGGTGCGGGCGGCGTCGTTGTGGGCGTTCGCGGCGATGGTGCCCGAGCAGTTGCGGCGGCACGCCCAGCGGGGGATCGACCGTTCGGTGACGGTGGCGACTTTGGCCGATGTGGGTGTGCAGGTGTTGCGGTCGCGGCGGTTGTTCGGGCACTTGAGTGTGGAGACGTCGGCGTGGGTGGCGGCGCAGTTTCGGGACCGGTTGTTCTGGGTGGGGGGTTTGCAGCTGGAGCCCGCGCTGCTCGGGGATCAGGGGCCGGTGGGTTGGTACCCGCCCGAGGAGGCGCGGGCGTTGGGTGCGGGGTTCGCGGTGGGGGATCCGGTGTTGCGTCTGCATATTCCCTCCGGGGGGTTGAGGCCGGAGTCGGTGCGGGATGCGTTGGAGCGGGCCCGGCCTTTCGCGCGTGAGCAGCTGGGAGTGGACGCGGTGGTGGCCACGTGTACTTCGTGGCTGTTGGATCCCTGGTGGGGTCAGGTGTTGGGGGAGGAGTCCAACATCGTGCGGTTCCAGCGCAGGTTCACCCTGGTGGGTGAGGGGTCGCCGGGTGAGGGGGATGTGTTCCGGTTCGTGTTCGGGATGCCGCGGGTGGAGGTGGAGCGGGCTCCTCGGCGTACCCGGTTGGAGCGTGCGGCTGTGGAGCGGTTGGAGTCGGGGCGGGGGTTGAAGGTGTGCACGGGGTGGTTGCGTCTGCCCTGA
- a CDS encoding AMP-binding protein, with product MSDPAQNLRDWIATYNSPTTSVAHLLCDRHDPNTTATTEIGPTLEPTTLTYGQLKERSQTLATGLAHQGIQPGDRIATLIPKGIDLTITALATWRLGAILVPLLTSLAPSAITQRLTDSNARIVITADEYRTKLDPTPHTTTPPTWKIATTGTQPLREDDHTLTTLSQHPPHATPHTTTGNGDIATVYVSNLIGPPRGVRVPARALAAMHAYHHYGLGVQDDDVYWNTADPGSAYGLYHGLISPLLAGHNSLALRAGFFDPELTLDVLGLYQVTNFATDPTTYRTLRAATKTLPPEIIVQRLASAGEPLSPDVIDWATDLFGIPIRDHYGQTELGWCAGLPNGDLQDAPTTTPPGAIGPALPGWNIQVLEAITDEPAPLGAYGRIAIDRTQSPLDWFDGYLGYENTIDIRFTPERTYHLTGDTGIMDRQGNLHFSTRDNGAIITRSYRIGPTEVEATLATHPAVDECGVYAIPDELAGHLVGARIVLNQGHAGTPQLADELRDWVSTHFAPHAAPHTIDFIDELPRTASGKMRRARLR from the coding sequence ATGTCCGACCCAGCGCAGAACCTGCGCGACTGGATCGCCACCTACAACTCCCCCACCACGTCGGTGGCCCACCTCCTCTGCGACCGCCACGACCCCAACACCACCGCCACCACCGAAATCGGCCCCACCCTCGAACCCACCACCCTCACCTACGGCCAACTCAAAGAACGCTCCCAAACCCTCGCCACCGGCCTCGCCCACCAAGGCATCCAACCCGGCGACCGCATCGCCACCCTCATCCCCAAAGGCATCGACCTCACCATCACCGCCCTGGCCACCTGGCGCCTCGGCGCAATCCTGGTCCCCCTCCTCACCTCCCTCGCCCCCTCAGCCATCACCCAACGCCTCACCGACTCCAACGCCCGCATCGTCATCACCGCCGACGAATACCGAACCAAACTCGACCCCACCCCCCACACCACCACCCCACCCACCTGGAAAATCGCCACCACCGGCACCCAACCCCTACGCGAAGACGACCACACCCTCACCACCCTCAGCCAACACCCCCCACACGCCACCCCCCACACCACCACCGGAAACGGCGACATCGCCACCGTCTACGTCTCCAACCTCATCGGCCCACCCCGCGGCGTCCGCGTCCCCGCCCGCGCCCTAGCCGCCATGCACGCCTACCACCACTACGGCCTCGGCGTCCAAGACGACGACGTCTACTGGAACACCGCCGACCCCGGCTCCGCCTACGGCCTCTACCACGGCCTCATCTCCCCCCTCCTCGCCGGCCACAACTCCCTCGCCCTGCGCGCCGGATTCTTCGACCCCGAACTCACCCTCGACGTCCTGGGCCTCTACCAAGTCACCAACTTCGCCACCGACCCCACCACCTACCGCACCCTGCGCGCAGCCACCAAAACCCTGCCCCCCGAAATCATCGTCCAACGCCTCGCCAGCGCCGGAGAACCCCTCTCCCCCGACGTCATCGACTGGGCCACCGACCTCTTCGGCATCCCCATCCGCGACCACTACGGCCAAACCGAACTCGGCTGGTGCGCAGGCCTACCCAACGGCGACCTCCAAGACGCACCCACCACCACACCCCCCGGAGCCATCGGCCCAGCCCTCCCCGGCTGGAACATCCAAGTCCTCGAAGCCATCACCGACGAACCCGCACCCCTGGGCGCCTACGGCCGCATCGCCATCGACCGCACCCAAAGCCCCCTCGACTGGTTCGACGGCTACCTCGGCTACGAGAACACCATCGACATCCGCTTCACCCCCGAACGCACCTACCACCTCACCGGCGACACCGGAATCATGGACCGCCAAGGCAACCTCCACTTCTCCACCCGCGACAACGGCGCCATCATCACCCGCAGCTACCGCATCGGCCCCACCGAAGTCGAAGCCACCCTCGCCACCCACCCCGCCGTCGACGAATGCGGCGTCTACGCCATCCCCGACGAACTCGCCGGACACCTCGTCGGCGCCCGCATCGTCCTCAACCAAGGCCACGCCGGCACCCCCCAACTCGCCGACGAACTCCGCGACTGGGTCAGCACCCACTTCGCACCCCACGCCGCACCCCACACCATCGACTTCATCGACGAACTCCCCCGCACCGCCTCCGGAAAAATGCGCCGAGCCCGCCTACGATGA
- a CDS encoding IS110 family transposase — MVTVGIDPHKDMHQAVALAQDGTRLGRAKKVQTGPEALGQLLTWIRALAGNGPVLWAIEGGPGLGRAIADALLGAGQEVVWVPPRAMAAHRKLSGPVGAKSDVIDAVAIARAALATPDLARHRIDPQVRQVRALVGLRQNLTDQRVALTNRVLAAVHIELDHRLGKGALKTRAKVGRVRALVEGAELDEVARWVLLEQLEEIHTLFVRVVEVERRLKELVEPLAPNLLGIRGVGVVWAAVLLSQVGDVSRFATSAKMARWAGSAPIPVFSSGRDRHRLHRGGNRQVNRALHSIGVVQVRLGEPAREFVRSREEAKGTKGAYRALKRHLADVVYRAMVADQVVRGRAEVSLQPAT, encoded by the coding sequence ATGGTGACAGTGGGTATCGACCCGCACAAGGACATGCACCAAGCCGTCGCGCTGGCCCAGGACGGCACCCGCCTGGGCAGGGCCAAGAAGGTCCAGACGGGCCCCGAGGCCCTGGGCCAGCTCTTGACCTGGATCCGCGCCCTGGCCGGAAACGGCCCGGTGCTGTGGGCCATCGAGGGCGGCCCCGGGCTGGGCCGGGCCATCGCTGACGCCCTGCTGGGAGCGGGCCAGGAAGTGGTGTGGGTGCCGCCGCGCGCCATGGCCGCCCACCGCAAGCTGAGCGGGCCGGTGGGCGCCAAGTCCGACGTGATCGACGCGGTGGCCATCGCGCGTGCGGCCCTGGCCACCCCTGACCTGGCCCGCCACCGGATCGACCCGCAGGTGCGGCAGGTGCGTGCGCTGGTGGGCCTGCGCCAGAATCTGACCGATCAGCGTGTGGCCCTGACCAACCGGGTGCTGGCGGCGGTGCACATCGAGTTGGACCACCGCCTGGGCAAGGGGGCGTTGAAAACCCGGGCCAAGGTGGGTCGGGTGCGTGCTCTGGTGGAGGGGGCCGAGCTGGACGAGGTGGCGCGGTGGGTGCTGCTGGAGCAGCTGGAGGAGATCCACACCCTGTTCGTGCGTGTTGTTGAGGTGGAGCGGCGTCTCAAGGAGCTGGTGGAGCCGTTGGCGCCGAACTTGTTGGGGATTCGTGGTGTGGGTGTGGTCTGGGCTGCGGTGTTGCTCTCGCAGGTGGGGGATGTGTCGCGGTTTGCGACCTCGGCGAAGATGGCGCGGTGGGCGGGGAGCGCGCCGATTCCGGTGTTTTCCTCGGGGCGGGATCGGCATCGGTTGCACCGGGGTGGGAACCGGCAGGTGAACCGGGCGTTGCACTCGATCGGGGTGGTTCAGGTCCGGTTGGGTGAGCCGGCTCGGGAGTTCGTGCGTTCCCGGGAGGAGGCCAAGGGCACCAAGGGTGCGTATCGGGCTTTGAAGCGGCATTTGGCGGATGTGGTGTATCGGGCGATGGTCGCTGATCAAGTGGTGAGAGGGCGGGCTGAGGTCTCTCTTCAGCCCGCCACTTGA
- a CDS encoding 4a-hydroxytetrahydrobiopterin dehydratase, with product MAGLSGEQVREGLVRLDGWEWDPQEVLIHRTVRLPDFLAAVALVNEVAQAAEQADHHPDIDIRYDTVRLALSTHSEGAVTDKDMALAARVDELVAATAQTLE from the coding sequence ATGGCCGGTTTGAGCGGGGAGCAGGTTCGTGAGGGGTTGGTGAGGCTCGACGGTTGGGAGTGGGATCCGCAGGAGGTGTTGATTCACCGGACGGTGCGGTTGCCGGACTTCCTGGCGGCTGTGGCGTTGGTGAACGAGGTCGCGCAGGCGGCTGAGCAGGCGGACCACCATCCGGATATCGACATCCGGTACGACACGGTGCGGTTGGCGTTGAGCACGCATTCGGAGGGCGCGGTGACCGACAAGGACATGGCGTTGGCGGCCCGGGTGGACGAGCTGGTCGCGGCGACGGCGCAGACCTTGGAGTGA
- a CDS encoding sensor histidine kinase → MPHEKRTSLRARMITLVLIPSTALLALWAVFTTVLAFDIRDLRATTTLIDEVGAPVVDAITQLQRERHATMAAVDGPTTGDTERLQTARAATDQASEDLTLALAQYDRDELPPQVLAFQRQLNLINRHREEVLTDLSPEVDTLQVAGYPFTRTIETGLEIWDAQVDHADIAISPQLRSLASVLRTREFLSRQDAILAHSTATNTFTPDAHTQFAAAAGAQRHTWAQVEPAPGSQRSPDSHNLTGSSWMNSVHRLQDIVISNPGGPDTRVPVDAQTWSEANAALDERMREVEQGRMAQIVELGHAQTRDLLISVLVISVIALAAALASVVIAVTGSQRLGRRLQALRAHTLHHARFRLPQVTARLRAGHSVDVDAETPRFTEVQHDELGQVAEAFNDAQRAAVVSAVEEAQVRAGVRNMFRNIARRTQSLVHRQLALLDRLERTETDPGVLESLFRIDHFSTQMRRNAENLMLLSGDSPTRRGVATVGLHEAVRAAASEIEDYARVQVLVLPQVALPGAAGSDLVRLVAELLENAASFSPPGTEVIVSGRTLEGGEHAGEHVVQVQDSGLGMTAGQLETANALLADPPRFDLGRMREDSQLGLYVVATIASRHGFGVELRASPYEGTRALVRIPASAVVEQPRQTGPMRRVELVGPGREQSGQDSPVPSSPTVNPVAGPASTSGPASGQVRAVVERVRPGRHRAAENPRQSSGSAPDEGNRTSAGLPTRTAGATYPRHAAEPVGSPEPPESPRGGSPGAPEGPNGSGTQTQAGGSGRWNTPGGPAGARPGVPEAFATPSGSWFPAEQFPPEDGGGSGVPTPSPADTGDTYKGLPRRRRRRVPPGPSQSSAHNNQATGGQRPLSEIRSMMSAFQAGTERGRAESSDVERAQGGPEQGSHHDESSER, encoded by the coding sequence ATGCCCCACGAGAAGCGCACCTCGCTTCGCGCCCGCATGATCACCCTGGTGCTCATCCCCAGCACCGCCCTGCTGGCCCTGTGGGCGGTCTTCACCACCGTCCTGGCCTTCGACATCCGCGACCTGCGCGCCACCACCACCCTCATCGACGAGGTCGGCGCCCCCGTCGTGGACGCGATCACCCAGCTCCAGCGCGAACGACACGCCACCATGGCAGCCGTCGACGGGCCCACCACCGGCGACACCGAACGCCTCCAGACCGCCCGCGCCGCCACCGATCAGGCCAGCGAAGACCTCACCCTGGCACTGGCCCAGTACGACCGCGACGAGCTCCCCCCGCAGGTCCTGGCCTTCCAGCGCCAACTCAACCTGATCAACCGCCACCGGGAGGAGGTCCTCACCGACCTCTCCCCCGAAGTCGACACCCTCCAGGTGGCCGGCTACCCCTTCACCCGCACCATCGAGACCGGCCTGGAGATCTGGGACGCCCAGGTCGACCACGCCGACATCGCGATCTCCCCCCAGCTACGCTCCCTGGCCTCGGTCCTGCGCACCCGCGAGTTCCTCAGCCGCCAGGACGCCATCCTGGCCCACTCCACGGCCACCAACACCTTCACCCCCGACGCGCACACCCAGTTCGCCGCCGCCGCCGGCGCCCAACGGCACACCTGGGCCCAGGTGGAACCCGCACCCGGCAGCCAGCGCAGCCCCGACTCACACAACCTCACCGGCTCATCCTGGATGAACTCGGTCCACCGCCTCCAGGACATCGTCATCAGCAACCCCGGCGGCCCCGACACCCGAGTACCCGTCGACGCCCAGACCTGGAGCGAAGCCAACGCCGCCCTGGACGAGCGCATGCGCGAGGTAGAACAGGGACGCATGGCCCAGATCGTCGAACTGGGCCACGCCCAGACCCGGGATCTGCTCATCAGCGTCCTGGTGATCAGCGTCATCGCCCTGGCCGCCGCGCTGGCATCGGTCGTGATCGCTGTCACCGGCTCCCAACGCCTGGGCCGACGCCTGCAAGCCCTGCGCGCCCACACCCTGCACCACGCGCGCTTCAGGCTCCCCCAGGTCACCGCACGCCTGCGCGCGGGCCACAGCGTGGACGTGGACGCCGAGACGCCCCGTTTCACCGAGGTCCAGCACGACGAACTCGGCCAGGTGGCCGAGGCCTTCAACGACGCCCAGCGCGCAGCGGTGGTCTCCGCCGTCGAGGAGGCCCAGGTGCGGGCCGGGGTGCGCAACATGTTCCGCAACATCGCCCGGCGCACCCAGTCGCTGGTGCACCGGCAGCTGGCGCTGCTGGACCGGTTGGAGCGCACCGAGACCGACCCCGGGGTCCTGGAGTCATTGTTTCGGATCGACCACTTCAGCACCCAGATGCGGCGCAACGCCGAGAACCTCATGCTGCTCAGCGGTGACAGTCCCACCCGCCGCGGGGTGGCCACGGTGGGCCTGCACGAGGCGGTGCGGGCCGCGGCCAGCGAGATCGAGGACTACGCCCGGGTGCAGGTGCTCGTACTGCCCCAGGTGGCGCTGCCGGGCGCTGCCGGGTCGGACCTGGTGCGGCTGGTCGCCGAACTGCTGGAGAACGCGGCCTCCTTCTCCCCACCGGGCACGGAGGTGATCGTGAGCGGGCGGACCCTGGAGGGCGGAGAACACGCGGGCGAGCACGTGGTGCAGGTCCAGGACAGCGGTCTGGGTATGACCGCGGGTCAGCTGGAGACCGCCAACGCGCTGCTGGCCGATCCGCCGCGGTTCGACCTGGGTCGGATGCGGGAGGACTCCCAGCTGGGGTTGTACGTGGTCGCCACGATCGCCTCCCGGCACGGGTTCGGGGTGGAGCTGCGGGCCTCGCCCTACGAGGGCACGCGAGCGCTGGTGCGGATCCCGGCGTCGGCGGTGGTGGAGCAGCCCCGGCAGACCGGGCCGATGCGCCGCGTCGAGCTGGTGGGTCCGGGCCGCGAACAGAGCGGGCAGGACTCGCCTGTTCCCTCCTCACCCACCGTGAACCCGGTTGCGGGTCCGGCTTCGACCTCGGGCCCGGCCTCGGGTCAGGTTCGGGCTGTGGTCGAGCGTGTGCGCCCCGGACGGCACCGGGCGGCGGAGAACCCCCGGCAGTCCAGCGGGTCGGCCCCCGATGAGGGAAACCGGACCAGCGCGGGTCTGCCGACCCGGACCGCCGGAGCGACCTATCCCAGGCACGCCGCGGAGCCGGTGGGGTCCCCCGAGCCCCCTGAAAGTCCACGTGGCGGATCACCGGGTGCGCCCGAGGGACCGAACGGGTCGGGCACACAGACCCAGGCGGGCGGGAGCGGCCGGTGGAACACTCCGGGAGGACCCGCGGGTGCGCGCCCCGGTGTCCCCGAGGCGTTCGCGACTCCCAGCGGGTCCTGGTTCCCTGCTGAGCAGTTCCCTCCTGAGGACGGAGGCGGGTCTGGTGTCCCGACCCCCTCTCCCGCCGACACGGGCGACACCTACAAGGGTCTGCCGCGGCGTCGGCGCCGCAGGGTGCCTCCCGGCCCGTCGCAGAGCAGTGCACACAACAACCAGGCCACCGGTGGGCAGCGTCCGCTGTCGGAGATCCGGTCGATGATGAGCGCCTTCCAGGCCGGGACGGAGCGCGGGCGCGCGGAGTCCTCCGACGTGGAGCGCGCGCAGGGCGGGCCCGAGCAGGGGTCGCACCACGATGAGAGTTCGGAAAGGTGA
- a CDS encoding roadblock/LC7 domain-containing protein — translation MSMSAEATAEGWSSGDGVDGVSAGQRLNWLMGDLVERVAGARQALLLSADGLLLSRSPGVDRDEGERLAAIASGFSSLARGARAQLGASEVRQSVVEMDSVFFFVLPAGQGAQLALVADSSCDMGQAAFEVNRLVRQVGPYLSALPRGRGGQG, via the coding sequence ATGTCGATGTCGGCTGAGGCCACGGCTGAGGGTTGGAGCTCCGGGGACGGCGTGGACGGGGTGTCCGCGGGACAGAGGCTGAACTGGCTGATGGGGGACCTGGTGGAGCGGGTGGCGGGGGCGCGGCAGGCGCTGTTGCTGTCGGCGGACGGGTTGCTGTTGTCGCGTTCGCCCGGTGTGGACCGGGACGAGGGTGAGCGGCTGGCGGCGATCGCGTCGGGGTTCTCGAGTCTGGCCCGGGGCGCGCGTGCGCAGTTGGGCGCTTCCGAGGTGCGGCAGAGCGTGGTGGAGATGGACAGTGTGTTCTTCTTCGTGCTGCCGGCCGGTCAGGGGGCGCAGTTGGCTCTGGTGGCTGATTCCTCCTGTGACATGGGGCAGGCGGCGTTCGAGGTGAACCGGTTGGTGCGGCAGGTGGGTCCGTACCTGTCGGCACTGCCGCGAGGGCGGGGAGGGCAGGGGTGA
- a CDS encoding DUF742 domain-containing protein — protein MSSVPARGEGWSAESSLIRPYSLTGGRTRPSRTDFSMTSQVVAVPVVERLEVDAELELILSVCARPVSVAEVASYSGFPLGVLRVLLADLLDQGLVMVHTSDWERRRPDARTLRSVLERIREL, from the coding sequence GTGAGTTCGGTGCCTGCGCGGGGTGAGGGGTGGTCGGCGGAGTCGAGTCTGATCCGCCCGTACTCGTTGACGGGGGGTCGTACACGGCCTTCGCGGACGGATTTCTCGATGACCTCGCAGGTGGTCGCGGTTCCGGTGGTGGAGCGCTTGGAGGTGGACGCGGAGCTGGAGCTGATTCTGTCGGTGTGTGCGCGTCCGGTGTCGGTGGCGGAGGTGGCCTCGTATTCGGGGTTTCCGTTGGGGGTGTTGCGGGTTCTGTTGGCGGATTTGCTGGATCAGGGGTTGGTGATGGTGCATACCTCGGACTGGGAGCGTCGTCGGCCGGACGCGCGGACGTTGCGTTCGGTGTTGGAACGCATCCGGGAGTTGTGA
- a CDS encoding GTP-binding protein, protein MEGSLAPDGSPVPDTLKIVVAGGFGAGKTTLVSALSEVESLHTEEVMTSESVGVDDLDGVESKSTTTVALDFGRITLDASTVVYLFGTPGQRRFSFMWEELAQGALGAVVLADTRRLADSFDAIDFFESRGVPFVVAVNCFDGQLTHRAEDVRVALDVAEGVPVLLCDARERESVKEVVVELVSLVLRLELSGA, encoded by the coding sequence ATGGAGGGCTCGTTGGCCCCAGACGGCAGTCCCGTTCCGGACACGTTGAAGATCGTGGTCGCGGGTGGTTTCGGGGCGGGTAAGACGACGCTGGTCTCGGCGTTGAGCGAGGTGGAGTCGTTGCACACCGAGGAGGTGATGACCTCCGAGAGTGTGGGTGTGGACGATCTGGACGGGGTGGAGTCCAAGTCCACGACGACGGTGGCGTTGGACTTCGGCCGGATCACGTTGGACGCCTCGACGGTGGTGTACCTGTTCGGGACGCCGGGTCAGCGGCGGTTCTCGTTCATGTGGGAGGAGTTGGCACAGGGGGCGTTGGGCGCTGTGGTGTTGGCTGACACGCGCCGGTTGGCGGATTCCTTCGACGCGATCGATTTCTTCGAGTCGCGGGGGGTGCCGTTCGTGGTGGCGGTGAACTGTTTCGACGGTCAGCTGACCCACCGTGCGGAGGATGTGCGGGTGGCGTTGGACGTGGCCGAGGGGGTGCCGGTGCTGTTGTGCGATGCCCGTGAGCGTGAGTCGGTCAAGGAGGTCGTGGTGGAGCTGGTGTCGCTGGTGCTGCGCCTGGAGCTTTCGGGTGCCTAG
- a CDS encoding IS3 family transposase (programmed frameshift) → MPKTRPAYPPEYRDQIIALARSGRSPEDLAAEFEPSAQTIRTWINQAKIDSGQAEGTTSDDKAELARLRRENAQLREEREIPAQGHGFLRPGDQSVMFRLIDEEKTRHSVSLMSRLLGVSRQGYYKHHHRIQDGPTAKERSDADLSERIQGHHERSRGTYGSPRLQADLAELDGIRAGRNRITRLMRRQGLVGVHRRTGRKSLTSQDRMATAPPDLVGRDFTAHAPNTKWSADITYVPTDQGWVYLAVVMDLFSRRIVGWAMAPHMRADLVCDALAMAVTARRPGPGLIHHSDKGSQYTSLAFGRRCEEAGIAPSTGRTGSCYDNAVTESFFASLETELIDRTRFATRADAEREVFSYIEGFYNPWRRHSANGQLSPAEYERRHTEVAQDRLAALSQAA, encoded by the exons GTGCCCAAGACCCGCCCTGCGTACCCGCCGGAGTACCGCGATCAGATCATCGCGCTGGCCCGCTCCGGCCGTAGCCCCGAGGACCTGGCAGCTGAGTTCGAACCCTCGGCCCAGACGATCCGCACCTGGATCAATCAGGCCAAGATCGACTCCGGCCAGGCAGAGGGCACCACCAGCGATGACAAGGCCGAACTGGCCCGCCTTCGCCGAGAGAACGCCCAGCTGCGCGAAGAGCGCGAGATCC CTGCGCAAGGCCACGGCTTTCTTCGTCCGGGAGACCAGTCGGTGATGTTCCGGCTGATCGACGAAGAAAAGACACGCCACTCCGTCTCCCTGATGTCCCGGCTGCTCGGCGTATCGCGGCAGGGCTACTACAAACACCACCACCGAATCCAGGACGGCCCCACGGCCAAGGAACGCTCCGACGCTGACCTGTCCGAGCGCATCCAGGGCCACCACGAGCGCTCCCGCGGCACCTACGGCTCCCCCAGGCTCCAGGCCGACCTGGCCGAGCTCGACGGCATCCGCGCTGGACGCAACCGCATCACCCGGCTGATGCGCCGCCAGGGCCTGGTCGGGGTCCACCGCCGCACCGGCCGCAAAAGCCTGACCTCCCAGGACCGGATGGCCACAGCCCCACCGGATCTGGTCGGTCGTGACTTCACCGCCCATGCCCCCAACACCAAGTGGAGCGCGGACATCACCTACGTGCCCACCGACCAGGGGTGGGTGTACCTGGCGGTGGTGATGGACCTGTTCTCGCGCCGCATCGTGGGCTGGGCGATGGCCCCTCACATGCGCGCCGATCTGGTCTGCGACGCGCTGGCCATGGCGGTGACCGCCCGCCGTCCCGGTCCGGGGCTGATCCATCACTCGGACAAGGGATCGCAATACACCAGTCTGGCCTTTGGTCGCCGCTGCGAAGAGGCAGGGATCGCTCCCTCGACGGGGCGGACGGGGTCGTGTTACGACAACGCCGTCACCGAGAGCTTCTTCGCGTCGTTGGAGACCGAGTTGATCGACCGCACCCGTTTCGCCACCAGGGCGGATGCGGAGCGGGAGGTGTTCTCCTATATCGAGGGGTTCTACAACCCCTGGCGGCGGCATTCGGCCAATGGTCAGCTCAGCCCGGCTGAGTATGAACGTCGCCACACCGAAGTTGCTCAAGACAGGCTTGCGGCGCTGTCTCAGGCCGCGTAA
- a CDS encoding heavy metal-responsive transcriptional regulator, giving the protein MRIAELARRSGAKVSTVRFYERRKLLPVPLRSSNGYRLYDAQDVRRVRFLRRGQELGFTLNELAGFVALSDRSRDGVVLAGEVRERGAAKVVEIDARIEDLRRMREALVGVLDAPCVEPGAVCPVVAALAGGE; this is encoded by the coding sequence ATGAGAATCGCTGAGCTGGCGCGCCGGTCGGGCGCCAAGGTGTCGACGGTGCGGTTCTACGAGCGCCGCAAGCTGCTGCCCGTACCGCTGCGCTCGTCCAACGGTTACCGGCTCTACGATGCGCAGGACGTGCGGCGGGTGCGGTTCCTGCGGCGGGGGCAGGAGCTGGGGTTCACGCTGAACGAGCTGGCCGGGTTCGTCGCCCTGTCGGACCGTTCCCGTGACGGTGTGGTCCTGGCCGGGGAGGTCAGGGAGCGCGGGGCCGCCAAGGTGGTGGAGATCGACGCACGCATCGAGGACCTGCGCCGGATGCGGGAGGCTCTGGTCGGGGTGCTGGACGCGCCGTGTGTGGAACCCGGGGCCGTGTGCCCGGTGGTGGCTGCCCTGGCTGGTGGGGAATAG